In Helianthus annuus cultivar XRQ/B chromosome 3, HanXRQr2.0-SUNRISE, whole genome shotgun sequence, a single window of DNA contains:
- the LOC110931796 gene encoding uncharacterized protein LOC110931796, translating to MSVMGEMNFFLGLQVHQCEKGIFIHQTKYVGDILKRFQMEDSKPAGTPLAQNHGITPDGTDEHVEPSLYRAMIGSLMYLTASRPDIMRLDLYPNGNNEENGANHIALYVVICDTESCPKGWEVCVDVCFFYANGHRTRFHENKTTWGFDKLISLESFMEGKNGYLYDDSCVFGAEVFEVHEFTQLDRCLSMKKPPATMNTHSWTINKVSAITEDEVYSQVFKVGKVKWKLSLFPKGFDSAAFPNDWKVYAKFKIRVKSQATENDIEKETDNWFCNSVDNWGFPTMMILSQLNDSENGFLLNDNLTVEVEILVMGMLKYFV from the exons atgagtgttATGGgagaaatgaatttctttttgggttTGCAGGTTCATCAGTGTGAGAAAGGGATCTTCATTCATCAGACAAAGTACGTTGGGGATATCTTAAAGCGATTTCAGATGGAAGACTCGAAGCCTGCGGGAACTCCTTTGGCtcagaatcatggaattactcctGATGGTACCGATGAACATGTGGAACCTTCTCTCTATcgtgctatgatcggatctctcatgtatcttacCGCTTCAAGGCCCGATATTAT GAGACTAGATTTGTACCCAAATGGAAACAATGAGGAAAACGGGGCCAACCACATTGCTTTATATGTGGTAATATGTGACACTGAGAGTTGCCCAAAAGGGTGGGAGGTCTGTGTTGATGTTTGTTTTTTTT ATGCGAATGGGCATAGGACAAGGTTCCATGAGAATAAGACGACATGGGGTTTTGACAAACTAATATCATTGGAGTCTTTTATGGAGGGTAAAAACGGGTACCTTTATGATGATTCCTGTGTGTTTGGAGCTGAGGTTTTTGAAGTCCATGAGTTTACACAACTAGATCGGTGCCTATCGATGAAGAAGCCTCCAGCAACGATGAATACTCATAGTTGGACAATTAATAAAGTTTCAGCTATAACAGAGGACGAAGTGTATTCACAGGTCTTTAAAGTTGGAAAAGTCAAGTG GAAATTATCACTCTTTCCCAAAGGATTCGACTCAG CTGCGTTTCCTAATGATTGGAAAGTTTATGCAAAATTCAAGATTCGGGTTAAAAGTCAGGCTACCGAAAATGATATAGAGAAAG AAACTGATAATTGGTTCTGCAACTCCGTTGACAATTGGGGTTTTCCAACTATGATGATATTGAGTCAACTCAATGACTCTGAAAATGGCTTCTTGTTGAATGATAACCTTACGGTTGAAGTAGAGATTTTAGTAATGGGGATGCTCAAATATTTCGTTTGA